One window of the Deinococcus apachensis DSM 19763 genome contains the following:
- a CDS encoding IS6 family transposase: MSGRKPYRHRFPLSIIGHALWLYHRLPLSQRDVQELLHERGIMVSLETVRQWNIKFSPLLTEELRQREPRRGSRWYLDEVCVSVGGTKHWLWRAVDQHGAVLDVLLQPHRDTQAARVFFTRLLGEDATPEVIHTDQLWSYGAAIRELPVLQQVGHIRVASTERWNNLIEQSHRP; encoded by the coding sequence ATCGGCCACGCCCTGTGGCTGTACCACCGTCTCCCGCTGAGCCAGCGGGATGTCCAAGAACTCCTCCATGAGCGCGGCATCATGGTCAGTCTCGAGACCGTGCGGCAGTGGAACATCAAGTTCTCTCCGTTGCTCACGGAAGAATTGCGGCAGCGCGAACCCCGTCGAGGTTCGCGCTGGTATCTCGACGAAGTGTGCGTGTCTGTCGGAGGAACCAAACATTGGCTGTGGCGTGCGGTGGATCAGCACGGGGCGGTGCTCGACGTCCTGCTTCAGCCGCACCGGGACACGCAGGCGGCCCGTGTGTTCTTCACTCGGCTCCTTGGTGAGGACGCCACGCCAGAAGTCATTCACACCGACCAGCTCTGGAGTTACGGTGCAGCGATTCGGGAACTTCCAGTGCTGCAGCAGGTAGGGCATATTCGAGTGGCCTCAACGGAACGGTGGAACAACTTGATCGAGCAATCGCATCGCCC